In the genome of Shewanella glacialimarina, one region contains:
- the miaE gene encoding tRNA isopentenyl-2-thiomethyl-A-37 hydroxylase MiaE: MQQLLAPINEFLGCETPNSWIEHAKKPQQLTDLLIDHCNCELKAAQTAMMMVRKYAIDKSSANILKTWAKPYEDFVYSQARDAHAFLNRDVKKNDITNELVANHRLSISADLLSKMIKLIKEEFHHFEQVLQIMTARGIDYSNIRAGSYAKQLINHVRTHEPLTIVDKLIVGAFIEARSCERFAKIAPHLDDELNKFYISLLRSEARHYQDYLSLAQDVAGEDISDRIAYFRVQEAALIMTDDTEFRFHSGVPV; this comes from the coding sequence ATGCAGCAACTACTTGCACCAATTAATGAGTTTTTAGGTTGTGAAACCCCTAACAGTTGGATTGAACATGCTAAAAAACCGCAACAATTAACGGATTTATTAATCGACCACTGTAACTGCGAGTTAAAAGCGGCTCAAACCGCGATGATGATGGTGCGTAAATATGCGATTGATAAAAGCAGCGCAAATATACTAAAAACCTGGGCTAAACCCTATGAAGATTTTGTCTATAGCCAAGCCCGAGATGCTCATGCTTTTCTTAACCGTGATGTGAAAAAGAATGACATTACTAATGAGCTAGTTGCTAACCATCGTTTAAGTATTAGTGCTGATTTACTATCAAAAATGATTAAGTTGATTAAAGAAGAGTTCCATCATTTTGAGCAAGTACTACAAATTATGACGGCTAGAGGCATTGATTACAGTAATATTCGTGCAGGTAGCTATGCTAAACAGCTCATTAACCATGTACGTACCCATGAACCGCTCACTATAGTAGATAAGCTAATAGTAGGTGCATTTATTGAGGCTCGCTCATGTGAGCGATTTGCTAAAATTGCCCCTCACTTAGATGATGAATTAAATAAGTTTTATATTTCTTTGTTGCGTTCAGAAGCGCGTCACTATCAAGATTATTTATCACTTGCTCAAGATGTAGCGGGTGAGGATATCAGTGATCGTATCGCGTATTTCAGGGTGCAAGAAGCGGCATTGATTATGACTGATGATACCGAGTTTCGATTTCACAGTGGCGTGCCAGTGTAG
- the fabB gene encoding beta-ketoacyl-ACP synthase I produces the protein MKRVVITGLGIVSSIGNNKQEVLDSLKAGRSGITHSAQFEEMKLRSHVWGDIKINPADHIDRKALRFMGDAAAYAYIAMQEAIADANLTEEQYSHDRVGLVVGTGGASSSNQVQAADTLREKGVKRVGPYIVPRIMSSTASACLATPFKIRGVNYSISSACATSSHCIGHAVELIQMGKQDMVFAGGSEEVDWTLTMGFDAMGALSTKYNDNPTKASRTYDADRDGFVISGGGGIVVVEELEHALARGAKIYAEVIGYGASSDGYDMVAPSGEGAVRCMNLALADVDTPIDYVNSHGTSTPVGDVRELEALRAVFKDKMPPVASTKSLTGHALGAAGVHEAIYSMLMMENNFIAPSINIDNIDEQAKDIPIVRELREANLTTIMSNSFGFGGTNATLVMRKYK, from the coding sequence ATGAAAAGAGTCGTGATCACCGGGCTAGGTATAGTTTCAAGTATCGGTAACAATAAGCAAGAAGTGTTAGATTCACTTAAGGCGGGTCGCAGTGGCATTACCCATTCAGCGCAGTTTGAAGAAATGAAGCTGCGCAGCCACGTTTGGGGCGATATTAAAATCAATCCGGCAGACCATATTGACCGTAAAGCACTACGTTTTATGGGCGATGCAGCGGCTTATGCTTATATCGCGATGCAAGAAGCGATTGCTGATGCTAATTTGACTGAAGAGCAGTATTCACATGACCGTGTTGGATTAGTGGTTGGTACCGGTGGTGCGTCTTCTTCAAATCAAGTACAAGCCGCTGACACCTTGCGCGAAAAAGGCGTCAAACGTGTCGGGCCTTATATAGTGCCACGCATTATGTCTAGCACTGCTAGCGCGTGCCTAGCAACGCCGTTTAAAATCAGAGGCGTTAACTACTCCATTAGTTCTGCCTGTGCAACATCTTCCCACTGTATCGGCCATGCCGTTGAGCTTATCCAAATGGGTAAGCAAGACATGGTATTTGCTGGTGGCTCTGAAGAAGTTGATTGGACGCTTACTATGGGCTTTGATGCTATGGGAGCGCTATCGACTAAATATAATGATAACCCAACTAAAGCATCGCGCACCTATGATGCAGACCGTGATGGTTTTGTGATTTCTGGCGGCGGTGGCATAGTCGTTGTTGAAGAGTTAGAGCATGCTTTAGCCCGAGGCGCAAAAATTTATGCTGAAGTTATTGGCTATGGCGCATCGTCAGACGGTTACGACATGGTTGCACCATCAGGCGAGGGCGCGGTTCGTTGTATGAACCTAGCACTAGCGGATGTTGATACACCGATTGATTATGTTAACTCCCATGGTACCTCTACTCCAGTTGGTGATGTTCGTGAACTAGAAGCACTACGTGCGGTATTTAAAGATAAAATGCCTCCTGTTGCATCAACTAAGTCACTTACTGGTCATGCACTAGGCGCTGCGGGCGTGCATGAAGCGATTTACAGTATGTTGATGATGGAAAATAACTTTATTGCACCAAGTATCAATATTGATAACATTGATGAGCAAGCGAAAGATATTCCTATTGTTCGCGAGCTACGTGAAGCTAACTTAACAACAATTATGAGCAATAGCTTTGGTTTTGGTGGCACAAATGCCACATTGGTTATGCGCAAATATAAGTAA
- the mnmC gene encoding FAD-dependent 5-carboxymethylaminomethyl-2-thiouridine(34) oxidoreductase MnmC, protein MSKSTNLIMVNHYLNYLQRLIKQLDTETKLIHVGHLGLAEPSHINDLVAAFTQLKQTSPAWQHGRLHVSLFTHHSKEQQAEFNAFMLHFKQILCDFILDIAIAPIEGCQRINIRDDISIDCYFSRTELQLSSVANIQHKVHHWFACSDTMTPLLRDHFYQIANVWQLGRLSHNNTAISIYDKPITQTDPFFYSLQTAIAQAGFKLLTEQTTASITQEVTGPTTSTNAVDTIACQERQALRHQQQATFAYQGPLTPASINQHIGIIGGGIASASLALSLAERGKSVVLYCQDEEIGQGASGNRQGAIYPLLTPENDALSQFFQQAFLYSRQRIQRLTSQGYNVSHGFCGVLHTGFDERSKARLDKIIKGQDWPDDIARPVSANQASDIAGVEIKQTGLFYPLGGWICPYEFAKASLDHAIAIGNITIKMNCNIESIKQTAQGWGLFSGEQLCNEQDSPIAFHQQLVVANGANLTRYQQTREIPLSGFRGQVSHVPSQGTLASLKTVICANGYLTPVYEELHCVGASYVKNPQHLDFCPTEQQENGKKMSQSFADVSWPDDIDVSKNEARVGIRMVSRDHFPVMGYATDMAELNKRYQTQQASKDKPSLWQQYWQTTPAPIHDGLFVLGGCGSRGLSSAPLVAECLAASLCGEIMPINLETQTLLSPNRMWMRKLLKGKAI, encoded by the coding sequence TTGAGTAAAAGCACCAATTTAATCATGGTAAATCATTATCTGAATTATCTCCAGCGGCTTATAAAACAACTTGATACAGAAACAAAGCTGATCCATGTTGGACATTTAGGCCTAGCTGAACCGTCACATATTAATGATTTAGTGGCTGCATTTACACAATTAAAACAAACCAGCCCAGCCTGGCAACATGGTCGTTTGCATGTGAGTTTATTTACTCATCATAGCAAAGAGCAACAAGCTGAATTTAATGCTTTTATGTTACATTTTAAACAAATATTATGCGATTTTATTTTAGATATTGCCATTGCGCCGATTGAAGGCTGTCAGCGCATTAATATTCGAGATGATATTTCAATAGACTGCTACTTTAGTCGCACTGAGCTGCAATTATCAAGCGTAGCCAATATTCAACATAAGGTTCACCATTGGTTTGCCTGTTCCGATACGATGACGCCCTTATTAAGGGATCACTTTTACCAGATAGCCAATGTTTGGCAACTCGGCAGACTTAGCCATAATAATACGGCAATCAGTATTTACGACAAACCAATCACGCAAACGGATCCATTTTTCTATTCTCTGCAAACAGCTATTGCTCAGGCTGGGTTTAAGTTATTGACGGAGCAAACCACTGCTTCAATCACTCAGGAAGTAACTGGGCCAACCACATCGACTAACGCTGTTGATACGATTGCTTGCCAAGAGCGACAAGCATTAAGGCATCAACAACAAGCTACTTTCGCCTATCAAGGTCCGCTTACGCCTGCATCAATTAATCAGCACATAGGAATTATTGGTGGCGGTATAGCCAGTGCTTCACTCGCTTTATCGTTAGCAGAAAGAGGCAAAAGCGTGGTGCTTTATTGTCAGGACGAAGAGATTGGTCAAGGTGCGTCAGGCAATAGACAAGGTGCCATTTATCCTTTGCTCACACCCGAAAATGATGCATTAAGTCAATTTTTTCAACAGGCTTTTTTGTATAGTCGTCAGCGGATTCAACGTTTAACCAGTCAAGGTTATAACGTTAGTCATGGCTTCTGTGGTGTACTTCACACAGGTTTTGATGAACGCAGCAAAGCGCGGCTGGATAAAATAATCAAAGGCCAGGACTGGCCTGATGATATTGCTCGTCCGGTATCGGCAAATCAAGCGAGCGACATTGCCGGTGTAGAAATAAAGCAAACAGGTTTGTTTTACCCTTTAGGAGGATGGATTTGCCCCTATGAATTTGCCAAAGCCTCATTAGATCATGCTATCGCTATTGGCAATATCACCATAAAGATGAACTGCAATATTGAATCTATCAAACAAACAGCGCAAGGTTGGGGATTATTTTCTGGCGAGCAACTGTGTAACGAACAAGACTCACCTATCGCCTTTCACCAGCAGTTAGTCGTTGCCAATGGTGCAAATTTAACCCGTTATCAACAAACCCGTGAGATCCCGCTCAGCGGCTTCAGGGGACAGGTCAGCCATGTACCTTCACAAGGAACACTTGCCAGTCTAAAAACGGTGATTTGCGCCAATGGCTACTTAACCCCGGTTTATGAAGAACTTCACTGTGTCGGCGCCAGTTATGTCAAAAATCCTCAACATTTAGATTTTTGTCCGACTGAACAACAAGAAAACGGTAAGAAAATGAGCCAAAGCTTTGCTGATGTAAGTTGGCCAGACGATATCGATGTGAGTAAAAATGAAGCCCGTGTCGGTATTAGAATGGTCAGTCGCGACCATTTTCCGGTAATGGGTTATGCAACTGATATGGCAGAATTAAATAAACGCTACCAAACTCAACAAGCCAGCAAAGATAAACCCAGTTTATGGCAACAATACTGGCAAACGACACCAGCTCCTATTCATGATGGGTTATTTGTTTTAGGCGGATGTGGCTCTCGGGGGTTAAGTTCAGCGCCCTTAGTTGCCGAGTGTCTGGCTGCAAGCCTATGCGGTGAAATCATGCCTATTAATCTTGAAACACAAACCCTGCTGAGCCCTAATCGAATGTGGATGCGAAAATTACTCAAAGGCAAAGCGATATAA
- a CDS encoding peptidylprolyl isomerase — protein sequence MITLHTNLGDISLQLDAEKAPITAANFMKYVEEGFYEGTVFHRVIDGFMIQGGGFTEEMDQKRVNASIKNEASNGLSNRKGTVAMARTSDPHSATAQFFINVNDNTFLDFKSETSQGWGYCVFGEVVEGLDIIEKMKVVATGNRGMHQDVPLEAIIIQSVSVK from the coding sequence ATGATTACTTTACATACCAACCTTGGTGACATTAGCTTACAACTTGATGCTGAAAAAGCCCCTATTACAGCGGCTAACTTCATGAAATACGTAGAAGAAGGCTTTTACGAAGGCACTGTTTTCCACCGTGTAATTGATGGATTTATGATCCAAGGCGGTGGTTTTACAGAAGAAATGGATCAAAAACGTGTTAATGCTTCAATTAAAAACGAAGCAAGCAATGGCTTATCAAACCGCAAGGGTACGGTAGCCATGGCACGTACTTCTGATCCTCATTCAGCTACAGCGCAATTCTTTATCAACGTCAATGACAATACATTCCTTGATTTTAAGTCAGAAACGTCTCAAGGCTGGGGTTACTGTGTGTTTGGTGAAGTGGTTGAAGGTTTAGACATCATTGAAAAAATGAAAGTGGTCGCAACAGGTAACCGTGGCATGCATCAAGATGTACCATTAGAAGCGATTATTATTCAAAGCGTATCTGTTAAGTAA
- a CDS encoding UDP-2,3-diacylglucosamine diphosphatase has translation MRTAFVGDLHLSADRPDITQAFLLFLKQGLDNVEALYIIGDLFEVWMGDDIAEIYTIEIANSIKLVSQHIPVFFTQGNRDFMVGEAFCRKAGMTLLPDVYKTNLYDNSTVILHGDSLCTLDIGYQRFRRFRSLAIVRWIYSHLPKQTRLNIAAKIRQKSQTGNQQKHYEIMDVEPSAVQRLLAETGCDLMIHGHTHRPNIHLLAEGKKRVVVGDWYTQGSVLMVDKSGCELVQLPFIEN, from the coding sequence ATGCGTACCGCTTTTGTGGGTGATTTGCATTTAAGTGCAGATCGCCCTGACATCACCCAGGCATTCTTGCTGTTTCTAAAACAAGGCTTAGATAATGTAGAAGCACTTTATATTATTGGTGACTTGTTCGAAGTGTGGATGGGTGATGATATCGCCGAAATATATACCATTGAAATAGCTAATTCCATCAAGCTAGTGTCTCAACATATACCGGTTTTTTTCACCCAGGGTAACCGAGACTTTATGGTCGGTGAGGCATTCTGTCGCAAAGCAGGCATGACCTTATTACCCGATGTGTATAAAACCAATCTTTATGACAACTCAACGGTTATTTTGCACGGCGATAGCTTATGTACTTTAGACATTGGTTACCAGCGCTTTAGACGCTTTCGCAGCCTAGCCATAGTCCGCTGGATTTATTCACACTTGCCTAAACAGACCCGCCTAAATATTGCCGCTAAAATCAGGCAAAAAAGTCAAACGGGCAATCAGCAAAAACATTATGAAATTATGGATGTTGAGCCAAGTGCTGTTCAGCGTTTACTTGCTGAAACCGGTTGTGATCTTATGATACATGGCCACACTCATCGCCCTAACATTCACTTATTAGCCGAAGGCAAAAAGCGGGTTGTTGTTGGCGACTGGTATACCCAAGGCAGTGTATTAATGGTTGATAAATCAGGTTGTGAATTGGTGCAATTACCTTTTATTGAAAATTAA
- a CDS encoding Yip1 family protein: MILNHLMGLYTHPKQEWQTIEKNHEALKSSLSHVLLIALIPAICAYFATAHIGWNPGAGEALFLTSESAMIMSVGMYFGLIAGVLALAYLAYWMGKTFDADPTYTQAVELAAYTATPLFMVGLAALYPVLWFIMVVGLFGLAYSVYLLYAGVPIIMNIPEEKGFIYASSVVTAGLVLLVALMGSSVILWSLGFGPMMQ; the protein is encoded by the coding sequence ATGATACTGAATCACTTAATGGGGCTTTACACTCATCCAAAACAAGAGTGGCAAACAATTGAAAAAAATCATGAGGCACTCAAAAGCAGCCTTAGCCATGTGCTGCTTATTGCCCTCATCCCTGCGATATGTGCATATTTTGCAACCGCACATATTGGTTGGAACCCTGGTGCTGGGGAGGCCTTATTTCTAACCAGTGAAAGTGCGATGATAATGTCTGTTGGAATGTACTTTGGCCTTATTGCTGGCGTGCTGGCCTTAGCATATCTGGCCTACTGGATGGGTAAAACATTTGATGCAGACCCAACTTATACCCAAGCCGTTGAACTCGCTGCCTATACCGCAACACCTTTATTTATGGTCGGTTTAGCCGCTTTATATCCGGTACTATGGTTTATTATGGTGGTCGGTTTATTCGGTTTAGCCTACTCTGTATACCTGCTTTATGCCGGTGTTCCGATAATAATGAACATTCCAGAAGAAAAAGGCTTTATCTATGCAAGTTCGGTAGTGACGGCAGGTTTGGTCTTACTGGTCGCGTTGATGGGTTCAAGCGTTATTTTATGGAGCTTAGGTTTTGGCCCCATGATGCAATAG